A DNA window from Haloactinospora alba contains the following coding sequences:
- the mreB gene encoding rod shape-determining protein, translating to MVKNLAVLGRDMAVDLGTANTLVYVRGRGIVLNEPSVVALNTSTAKIVAVGAEAKQMIGRTPNNITAVRPLKDGVIADFDITERMLRYFIRKIHRRRHFAKPRVIVAVPSGITSVEHRAVKESGYQAGARRVYIVEEPMAAAIGAGLPVYDPTGNMVVDVGGGTTEVAVISMGGIVASESIRVGGDELDQAIIAYAKKQYSLMIGERTAEELKVAIGSAYPLGSEEPHAEVRGRDLISGLPKTVVVSTAEVRQAIEEPVNSIIDAVRASLDKCPPELSGDVMDRGVAVTGGGALLNGLEERLRHETGMPIHVADNALDSVAIGSGTCVENYERLNQVLVPEQRR from the coding sequence ATGGTCAAGAATCTCGCCGTCCTCGGCCGTGACATGGCGGTCGACCTCGGCACTGCGAACACGCTGGTGTACGTCCGCGGCCGGGGGATCGTGCTGAACGAACCCTCCGTCGTGGCGCTGAACACCTCCACGGCCAAGATCGTCGCCGTCGGGGCCGAGGCCAAGCAGATGATCGGGCGCACACCGAACAACATCACCGCTGTCCGCCCGCTGAAGGACGGGGTCATCGCGGACTTCGACATCACCGAACGGATGCTGCGCTACTTCATCCGCAAGATCCACCGCAGACGGCACTTCGCCAAGCCCCGGGTAATCGTCGCCGTGCCCAGCGGTATCACCTCCGTGGAGCACCGTGCCGTCAAGGAGTCCGGGTACCAGGCGGGGGCGCGTCGGGTCTACATCGTCGAGGAGCCGATGGCGGCGGCCATCGGTGCGGGGCTCCCCGTCTACGACCCCACCGGGAACATGGTGGTCGACGTCGGGGGCGGAACCACCGAGGTGGCGGTCATCTCCATGGGCGGCATCGTGGCCTCGGAGTCGATCCGCGTCGGAGGGGACGAGCTGGACCAGGCGATCATCGCCTACGCGAAGAAGCAGTACTCCCTGATGATCGGGGAGCGCACCGCGGAGGAACTCAAGGTCGCCATCGGATCGGCGTACCCCCTCGGTTCCGAGGAACCCCACGCCGAGGTGCGCGGCCGCGACCTCATCAGCGGGCTGCCCAAAACCGTCGTGGTGTCGACGGCCGAAGTGCGCCAGGCCATCGAGGAACCGGTGAACTCCATCATCGACGCGGTGCGCGCCAGCCTGGACAAGTGCCCGCCCGAGCTCTCCGGGGACGTGATGGACCGGGGGGTCGCGGTTACGGGCGGTGGCGCGCTGCTCAACGGGCTGGAGGAACGGTTGCGGCACGAGACGGGCATGCCCATCCACGTCGCGGACAACGCGTTGGACTCGGTGGCGATCGGATCCGGCACGTGCGTGGAGAACTACGAACGCCTCAACCAGGTCCTGGTGCCGGAACAACGCCGGTGA
- the ndk gene encoding nucleoside-diphosphate kinase, whose product MERTLVLIKPDGVRRNLVGEVISRIERRGLDIIAMDLRTLDTETAKTHYEEHAARPFYNSLVEFITGGPLVAMVVEGERAVEAVRALAGATDPVSAAPGTIRGDYALEVQENIVHGSDSTYSAEREIKLFFGDLAV is encoded by the coding sequence GTGGAGCGCACCCTGGTACTGATCAAGCCTGACGGCGTGCGGCGCAACCTCGTGGGTGAGGTCATCTCCCGGATCGAGCGCAGGGGGCTGGACATCATCGCGATGGACCTGCGGACCCTGGACACCGAGACGGCGAAGACGCACTACGAGGAGCACGCCGCACGCCCGTTCTACAACTCCCTGGTGGAGTTCATCACCGGCGGCCCGCTCGTGGCGATGGTCGTCGAGGGGGAGCGCGCGGTCGAGGCGGTGCGCGCTCTGGCCGGCGCCACCGACCCGGTGTCGGCCGCGCCGGGAACCATCCGGGGCGACTACGCCCTGGAGGTCCAGGAGAACATCGTGCACGGCTCGGACTCCACGTACTCGGCCGAGCGGGAGATCAAGCTGTTCTTCGGTGACCTCGCGGTCTAG
- a CDS encoding DUF4233 domain-containing protein, with protein sequence MRKLCAVVLVFEAIVLGLAIPVAIQLGEYSPSFAGGLWGGLAAAALVLAGLQRHSWAFYTGGLLQAAVLASGALVPSVALLGIVFAGLWCTGVLLGRRADAGAAA encoded by the coding sequence GTGCGTAAACTCTGTGCCGTCGTCCTCGTGTTCGAGGCGATCGTCCTCGGGCTCGCGATTCCGGTGGCCATCCAGCTCGGGGAGTACTCACCCTCGTTCGCCGGTGGCCTGTGGGGTGGTCTCGCTGCCGCCGCGCTCGTACTGGCAGGGCTGCAGCGGCACAGCTGGGCCTTCTACACCGGGGGGCTGCTGCAGGCGGCCGTCCTGGCCAGCGGAGCCCTGGTGCCGAGCGTGGCGTTGCTCGGTATCGTCTTCGCCGGTCTGTGGTGCACCGGTGTGCTGCTGGGACGCCGTGCGGACGCCGGTGCCGCCGCCTGA
- a CDS encoding bifunctional folylpolyglutamate synthase/dihydrofolate synthase, producing the protein MSASGVHERYTEVVAEIGSRRVESDIDPTTDRISALMDLLSDPQRNYPTIHLTGTNGKSSTARMIDALMRERRLRVGRYTSPHLRTMRERIVIDGEPVSEETFVEVYEEIRPFVDMVDAAHETRLSFFEVLTGMAFTAFADAPVDVAVVEVGMGGNWDATNVVDADIAVVTPIAVDHTEYLPDTVEGIAEEKSGIIKPNSIAILAQQPLAAAETLMRHVSETGARVAREGLEFGVTHRDIAVGGQQVSFQGLRGSYEDVFLSLFGAHQAGNAAVALAAVEAFGAPVESEEPLESEVVTDALAEIASPGRLEVLRSSPTVLVDAAHNPAGMTAAVEGVQEAFTFTRLIGVVAIMADKDVEGILDPLEPVLSEIVVTRNSSPRSLGPEELADLARPIFGAERVRVADRLDDAIDEAVARADESGELGGAGVLITGSVVTAGDASHLVKGGDSA; encoded by the coding sequence GTGAGCGCGTCAGGCGTCCATGAACGCTACACCGAGGTCGTGGCCGAGATCGGTTCCCGCCGTGTCGAATCCGACATCGACCCGACGACCGACCGGATCAGCGCACTCATGGACCTGCTCTCCGATCCGCAACGCAACTACCCGACCATCCACCTGACCGGGACGAACGGGAAGTCCTCCACGGCCCGGATGATCGACGCCCTCATGCGGGAGCGGCGACTGCGGGTGGGGCGTTACACCAGCCCGCACCTGCGGACCATGCGCGAACGGATCGTCATCGACGGCGAACCCGTGTCCGAGGAGACGTTCGTCGAGGTCTACGAGGAGATCCGGCCGTTCGTGGACATGGTCGACGCCGCCCACGAGACGCGGTTGTCCTTCTTCGAGGTACTCACCGGCATGGCGTTCACCGCCTTCGCCGACGCTCCGGTGGACGTGGCGGTCGTCGAGGTCGGCATGGGCGGTAACTGGGACGCCACCAACGTTGTCGACGCCGACATCGCGGTGGTCACACCGATCGCTGTGGACCACACCGAGTACCTGCCCGACACGGTCGAGGGGATCGCCGAGGAGAAGTCCGGCATCATCAAGCCCAACTCGATCGCGATCCTGGCCCAACAGCCGCTGGCCGCCGCGGAGACCCTGATGCGGCACGTGTCCGAGACGGGTGCCCGGGTGGCCCGTGAGGGCCTGGAATTCGGGGTGACCCACCGCGATATCGCCGTCGGCGGACAGCAGGTTTCGTTCCAGGGGCTGCGCGGATCCTACGAGGACGTTTTCCTCTCCCTGTTCGGCGCGCACCAGGCCGGCAACGCCGCGGTGGCGCTCGCCGCGGTGGAGGCCTTCGGCGCCCCGGTCGAGAGTGAGGAGCCGCTCGAGTCCGAGGTGGTGACCGACGCTCTGGCGGAGATCGCCTCACCCGGACGGCTGGAGGTGCTCCGTTCCAGCCCCACCGTGCTCGTGGACGCCGCCCACAACCCGGCCGGGATGACGGCCGCGGTGGAGGGGGTCCAGGAGGCGTTCACCTTCACCCGTCTCATCGGCGTCGTGGCGATCATGGCGGACAAGGACGTCGAGGGCATTCTCGACCCCCTGGAGCCGGTGCTGAGCGAGATCGTGGTGACCAGGAACTCCTCGCCGCGTTCGTTGGGTCCCGAAGAGCTGGCCGACCTCGCCCGGCCGATCTTCGGGGCGGAGCGTGTGCGTGTCGCCGACCGGCTGGACGACGCCATCGACGAGGCGGTCGCGCGAGCCGACGAGAGCGGCGAACTGGGCGGGGCGGGCGTGCTGATCACCGGTTCGGTGGTGACTGCGGGCGACGCCAGCCACCTCGTGAAGGGCGGCGACAGTGCGTAA
- a CDS encoding folylpolyglutamate synthase/dihydrofolate synthase family protein, which produces MPSLDVFFQEWHAYKTSGQRSLSRAQALMDELELTPQRPPVLGVVGSKGKGTTATYASAHLAAAGLRVVTVTGPSFRSYRERIRLDGTAVDERELSGVAAELARAQQRLPESDGSYLAPNGLFLLGGLLHARNSGADVCVLEAGMGGHGDELRLIGPSLVAASAVFAEHVGKLGDTVAEIAAEKAAVAGPATRAVVRLPQTADAAESFDRTVDEVSGGRVRPEVVPGAEDADVPPRRFLPPGLSADSARLGWHGAGRMLELLDRPAVSPSRRDEVASTVRLPARLSRHRWQATEVMVDSAINRTGVRTALEHARALWPRIDRVVVCLPDHKDLDGAVRELGELPATAAVLPESHLRFERPLPQHWDRVPAEALTADALAAMGEYVLVLGTVYFTGRVLDAIGADTDRLFSA; this is translated from the coding sequence ATGCCGAGTCTCGACGTGTTCTTCCAGGAATGGCACGCGTACAAAACCAGCGGGCAGCGCTCCCTCTCCCGCGCTCAGGCGCTCATGGATGAGCTGGAACTCACACCACAGCGGCCCCCGGTCCTGGGAGTCGTGGGCTCCAAGGGCAAGGGGACCACCGCGACGTACGCCTCAGCCCACCTCGCGGCCGCGGGGTTGCGGGTGGTCACGGTCACCGGCCCCAGTTTCCGCAGCTACCGGGAGCGCATCCGCCTCGACGGGACGGCGGTGGACGAGCGGGAGCTGTCCGGCGTCGCCGCCGAGCTCGCGCGAGCGCAGCAGAGGCTGCCCGAGTCGGACGGTTCCTACCTCGCGCCCAACGGCCTGTTCCTCCTCGGTGGCCTGCTGCACGCGCGCAACAGCGGTGCCGACGTGTGCGTCCTGGAAGCGGGGATGGGCGGCCACGGGGACGAGCTGCGTCTGATCGGGCCGAGCCTGGTGGCGGCCTCGGCCGTGTTCGCCGAACACGTCGGAAAGCTGGGAGACACCGTGGCCGAGATCGCGGCGGAGAAAGCGGCCGTGGCCGGGCCGGCCACACGGGCGGTCGTACGCCTCCCCCAGACCGCCGACGCCGCCGAGAGCTTCGACCGCACGGTGGACGAGGTGAGCGGGGGTCGCGTCAGACCGGAGGTCGTACCCGGGGCTGAGGACGCGGACGTACCGCCGCGGCGCTTCCTTCCGCCGGGGCTGTCCGCGGACTCGGCGCGGCTCGGCTGGCACGGCGCGGGCAGGATGCTGGAGCTGCTCGACCGTCCGGCGGTCTCTCCTTCCCGCCGGGATGAGGTGGCCTCGACGGTGCGCCTGCCGGCGCGGCTCTCCCGGCACCGGTGGCAAGCGACCGAGGTGATGGTGGACTCGGCGATCAACCGGACCGGGGTGCGTACGGCGCTGGAACACGCTCGCGCCCTGTGGCCGCGGATCGACCGGGTGGTGGTCTGCCTCCCGGACCACAAGGACCTCGACGGTGCCGTCCGGGAACTGGGAGAGCTGCCGGCGACGGCCGCCGTACTGCCCGAGTCCCACCTGCGGTTCGAGCGCCCGCTCCCCCAGCACTGGGACCGAGTGCCGGCCGAGGCTCTCACCGCCGACGCGCTGGCTGCTATGGGGGAGTACGTGCTGGTGCTGGGCACGGTCTACTTCACCGGCCGGGTACTGGACGCGATCGGGGCGGACACCGACCGGCTCTTCTCCGCGTGA
- a CDS encoding LVIVD repeat-containing protein has protein sequence MLKSPSRRRRPRNRPAYLGLTLLGATALVAGLTSAPAAAGTEDIPDVGEVVTSDNVNHLANVPKAPPFDNMDSTGTDLAFTGDYAIDGNYNGFVIYDISQPAEPRIVSQVLCEGGQGDVTVSGDLLYLSVDYPREGQECGAPASSPEDPDAFEGMRIFDISDMTQPEYVSAVPTDCGSHTNTLVPGKDGKKDYIYVSSYAPAEQFPNCQPPHDKISIVEVPLDDPAAADVTAEPVLFPEGGNEGDGGMARPTEGCHDITAYPERDVAAGACMGDGIIMDISDPVDPTVTERVQDDNFAFWHSATFTNKAKGVLFTDELGGGVAATCNEEVGPKRGADAVYSMKGKKDPTLEFESYFKNPRHQADTENCVAHNGSLIPVPGKDYFVQSWYQGGVSVIDFNDPANPEEIGYFERGPLSEEQKITGGSWSAYYYNGHVYSSGMVKGLDVLELDDKRLKGAEKVTYDEFNPQSQPRYKPGNR, from the coding sequence ATGTTGAAATCCCCCAGCCGGCGGCGGCGACCCCGTAACCGGCCCGCCTACCTCGGCCTTACCCTGCTCGGCGCGACCGCTCTCGTGGCGGGGCTGACGTCCGCCCCGGCGGCGGCCGGGACCGAGGACATCCCCGACGTGGGCGAAGTCGTCACGAGCGACAATGTGAACCACCTGGCGAACGTCCCCAAAGCCCCGCCGTTCGACAACATGGACTCCACCGGGACCGACCTCGCGTTCACCGGTGACTACGCGATAGACGGCAACTACAACGGGTTCGTCATCTACGACATCTCCCAGCCCGCCGAGCCCCGGATCGTCAGCCAAGTGCTCTGTGAGGGAGGACAGGGCGACGTCACGGTCAGCGGGGACCTGCTCTACCTCTCCGTCGACTACCCCCGCGAAGGGCAGGAGTGCGGAGCGCCGGCGAGCTCCCCCGAGGATCCGGACGCGTTCGAAGGGATGCGGATCTTCGACATCTCCGACATGACACAGCCGGAGTACGTGTCCGCCGTGCCGACCGACTGCGGTTCGCACACCAACACGCTCGTTCCCGGGAAGGACGGGAAGAAGGACTACATCTACGTGTCGTCCTACGCTCCCGCGGAGCAGTTCCCCAACTGCCAGCCCCCGCACGACAAGATCTCCATCGTCGAGGTCCCGCTGGACGACCCGGCGGCGGCCGACGTCACCGCCGAACCCGTGCTCTTCCCCGAGGGCGGGAACGAGGGCGACGGCGGAATGGCGCGCCCCACGGAGGGCTGCCACGACATCACCGCCTACCCGGAGCGCGACGTCGCCGCGGGCGCCTGTATGGGCGACGGCATCATCATGGACATCAGCGATCCGGTGGATCCGACGGTGACCGAACGGGTACAGGACGACAACTTCGCGTTCTGGCACTCGGCGACGTTCACGAACAAGGCCAAGGGCGTCCTGTTCACCGACGAACTCGGCGGCGGAGTCGCGGCGACCTGCAACGAGGAGGTCGGGCCCAAGCGGGGGGCCGACGCCGTCTACAGCATGAAGGGCAAGAAGGACCCGACGCTGGAGTTCGAGAGCTACTTCAAGAACCCCCGCCACCAGGCCGACACGGAGAACTGCGTCGCGCACAACGGGTCACTGATACCCGTCCCGGGCAAGGACTACTTCGTGCAGTCCTGGTACCAGGGCGGCGTCTCGGTCATCGACTTCAACGACCCCGCCAACCCCGAGGAGATCGGTTACTTCGAACGCGGTCCCCTCTCCGAGGAGCAGAAGATCACCGGGGGAAGCTGGTCCGCCTACTACTACAACGGCCACGTCTACTCCTCCGGCATGGTGAAGGGCCTCGACGTCCTGGAACTGGACGACAAGCGCCTCAAGGGCGCGGAGAAGGTCACCTACGACGAGTTCAACCCGCAGAGCCAGCCGCGGTACAAGCCCGGTAACCGGTAA
- a CDS encoding DUF305 domain-containing protein, which yields MQRWILAATATVLLAGTSACAQSDSAADPPVLDPGSPGDSPSSASEERLADAERDTGHNTADVDYLLMMIEHHSQAVEMTDLAEERGADPELDRTAERIADAQDAEITMMEEWLETNVYTPVREGSSEQDYCSADGDGEVSCPTDLGHSDMPGMASPEELTELENSDGQEFDRLFVELMSTHHEGGIDMAEEEVTNGQSTRVTTMANDVIAEQRADIARMEDALS from the coding sequence GTGCAGCGTTGGATACTGGCAGCTACAGCGACCGTACTGCTCGCCGGAACCTCGGCCTGCGCCCAGTCGGACTCCGCTGCCGACCCACCGGTCCTCGACCCCGGCTCCCCCGGGGACTCTCCCTCCTCCGCCTCCGAGGAGCGGCTCGCCGACGCCGAGCGGGACACGGGCCACAACACGGCCGACGTGGACTATCTCCTCATGATGATCGAACACCATTCCCAGGCCGTGGAGATGACCGACCTGGCCGAGGAACGCGGCGCCGACCCGGAACTCGACAGGACCGCGGAACGGATCGCCGACGCCCAGGACGCCGAGATCACCATGATGGAGGAGTGGCTGGAGACCAACGTGTACACGCCCGTACGGGAGGGGTCCAGCGAGCAGGACTACTGTTCGGCCGACGGGGACGGCGAGGTGTCCTGCCCCACTGACCTGGGCCACTCCGACATGCCGGGGATGGCCTCCCCCGAGGAGCTCACCGAGTTGGAGAACAGCGACGGCCAGGAGTTCGACAGGCTCTTCGTGGAGCTCATGTCCACCCACCACGAGGGCGGGATCGACATGGCCGAGGAGGAGGTCACCAACGGCCAGAGCACCAGGGTCACCACCATGGCCAACGACGTCATCGCCGAACAGCGCGCCGACATCGCCCGGATGGAGGACGCCCTGTCATAA
- the clpX gene encoding ATP-dependent Clp protease ATP-binding subunit ClpX yields the protein MARIGDGGDLLKCSFCGKSQKQVKKLIAGPGVYICDECIDLCNEIIEEELTETTEVKWDSLPKPREIYEFLDSYVIGQEQAKKALSVAVYNHYKRVQSEGERQRDENVEIAKSNILLLGPTGSGKTLLAQTLAKILNVPFAIADATALTEAGYVGEDVENILLKLIQAADYDVKKAETGIIYIDEVDKVTRKSENPSITRDVSGEGVQQALLKIMEGTTASVPPQGGRKHPHQEFIQIDTTNVLFICGGAFAGLEQIVESRSGQQGMGFNAALRSKDSEESSNHLSEVMPQDLLKFGLIPEFVGRLPVVTSVHNLDRAALIQILTEPRNALVKQYQRLFELDNVQLEFSDDALDAIAEQGIVRGTGARGLRAIIEEILLSVMYEVPSREDVGQVIITRESVLEHMNPTIVPRTQLGPGHGEKSA from the coding sequence GTGGCACGCATCGGCGACGGTGGAGACCTGCTGAAGTGCTCGTTCTGCGGCAAGAGCCAGAAGCAGGTGAAGAAGCTTATTGCCGGCCCCGGTGTCTACATCTGTGACGAGTGCATCGACCTGTGCAACGAGATCATCGAAGAGGAACTCACGGAGACCACCGAGGTCAAGTGGGACAGTCTTCCCAAGCCGCGGGAGATCTACGAGTTCCTCGACTCGTACGTCATCGGCCAGGAGCAGGCGAAGAAGGCGCTCTCGGTAGCGGTCTACAACCACTACAAGAGGGTCCAGTCCGAGGGGGAGCGTCAGCGCGACGAGAACGTGGAGATCGCCAAGTCCAACATCCTGTTGCTCGGGCCGACCGGCTCGGGAAAGACGTTGCTCGCCCAGACTCTGGCCAAGATCCTCAACGTTCCCTTCGCCATCGCCGATGCCACCGCACTCACCGAAGCCGGCTACGTGGGCGAGGATGTCGAGAACATCCTGCTCAAGCTGATCCAGGCCGCTGACTACGACGTCAAGAAGGCCGAGACCGGCATCATCTACATCGACGAGGTCGACAAGGTCACGCGCAAGAGCGAGAACCCCTCGATCACGCGCGACGTCTCCGGCGAGGGCGTGCAGCAGGCCCTGCTGAAGATCATGGAGGGGACCACGGCGAGCGTCCCTCCGCAGGGTGGACGCAAGCACCCGCACCAGGAGTTCATCCAGATCGACACGACGAACGTGCTGTTCATCTGCGGCGGCGCCTTCGCGGGCCTGGAACAGATCGTGGAGTCCCGGTCGGGTCAGCAGGGTATGGGGTTCAACGCCGCGCTGCGCTCGAAGGACTCCGAGGAGTCCTCGAACCACCTTTCCGAGGTCATGCCCCAGGACCTGTTGAAGTTCGGTCTGATACCGGAGTTCGTGGGGCGGCTGCCCGTCGTCACCAGCGTGCACAACCTGGACCGCGCCGCGCTGATCCAGATCCTGACCGAGCCCCGCAATGCCCTGGTCAAGCAGTACCAGCGGCTGTTCGAACTGGACAACGTCCAGCTGGAGTTCAGCGACGACGCGCTGGACGCCATCGCCGAACAGGGCATCGTCCGGGGGACGGGGGCGCGCGGGCTGCGCGCCATCATCGAGGAGATCCTGCTCTCGGTGATGTACGAGGTGCCCAGCCGGGAGGACGTCGGACAGGTGATCATCACGCGGGAGTCGGTGCTGGAGCACATGAACCCGACCATCGTCCCGCGTACCCAGCTCGGTCCGGGGCACGGGGAGAAGAGCGCCTGA
- a CDS encoding ATP-dependent Clp protease proteolytic subunit — protein MTEYNPNPYGGGMAPMSPQGRYILPSYVERTSYGVKEMNPYNKLFEERIIFVGSVIDDVTANDLISQFFTLEQLDADRSIQVMINSPGGSFTSLMAIYDTMQYIRPEIETVCVGQAASAAAVLLAGGSKGKRACLPNARVMIHQPATEGSYGQASDIEIHANEIMRIREQLESTLSKHTGQTKEKVSQDIERDKILTAEETVEYGIADYVLPYRKQSLK, from the coding sequence ATGACCGAGTACAACCCCAATCCCTACGGCGGCGGTATGGCGCCGATGAGCCCGCAGGGCCGTTACATCCTCCCGTCGTACGTGGAGCGCACCTCCTACGGCGTCAAGGAGATGAACCCCTACAACAAGCTCTTCGAGGAGCGGATCATCTTCGTCGGGTCGGTGATCGACGACGTCACCGCCAACGACCTGATCTCGCAGTTCTTCACCCTGGAGCAGCTGGACGCCGACCGCAGCATCCAGGTGATGATCAACTCGCCCGGCGGTTCGTTCACGTCGCTGATGGCGATCTACGACACGATGCAGTACATCCGACCGGAGATCGAGACGGTCTGCGTCGGCCAGGCCGCCTCGGCGGCCGCCGTGCTGCTGGCGGGCGGCTCCAAGGGCAAGCGGGCCTGCCTGCCCAACGCGCGGGTGATGATCCACCAGCCCGCCACGGAGGGCTCGTACGGCCAGGCCAGTGACATCGAGATCCACGCGAACGAGATCATGCGTATCCGTGAGCAGCTCGAGTCGACGCTGTCCAAGCACACCGGGCAGACGAAGGAAAAGGTCTCGCAGGATATCGAGCGGGACAAGATCCTCACCGCGGAGGAAACCGTTGAGTACGGAATCGCTGATTATGTGCTTCCGTACCGTAAGCAATCCTTGAAGTAA
- a CDS encoding ATP-dependent Clp protease proteolytic subunit — MPSAYEQTSQRLLRQRIIFLGQQVDDEIANRIVGELLLLSAEDRQRDITLYINSPGGSVTAGMAIYDVMQYIPNNIRTVGMGLAASMGQMLLCAGTQGKRFALPNARVMMHQPTGGIGGTASDIRILADQLLYVKKMFLERISVHTGQTVEQIEKDSDRDRWFMAQEAKDYGFIDEVLEGTLDVTGEPS, encoded by the coding sequence ATGCCCTCGGCGTATGAGCAGACGTCTCAACGCCTGCTGCGCCAGCGCATCATCTTCCTCGGCCAGCAGGTGGACGACGAGATCGCCAACCGCATCGTGGGAGAACTGCTGCTGCTGTCCGCCGAGGACCGGCAGCGGGACATCACCCTCTACATCAACTCGCCGGGCGGGTCAGTGACCGCGGGCATGGCGATCTACGACGTCATGCAGTACATCCCGAACAACATCCGCACCGTGGGCATGGGGCTCGCCGCCTCCATGGGGCAGATGCTGCTGTGCGCGGGTACGCAGGGCAAGCGCTTCGCGCTGCCGAACGCCCGCGTCATGATGCACCAGCCGACGGGTGGCATCGGAGGTACCGCCTCCGACATCCGGATCCTGGCCGACCAGCTCCTCTACGTAAAGAAGATGTTCCTGGAGCGCATCTCGGTGCACACGGGCCAGACGGTCGAACAGATCGAGAAGGACTCCGACCGGGACCGGTGGTTCATGGCGCAGGAAGCCAAGGACTACGGCTTCATCGACGAGGTGCTGGAGGGAACCCTCGACGTGACCGGTGAACCGAGCTGA
- the tig gene encoding trigger factor: MKTDVEELSPTRVKLTIEVPFEELEHAFDETYKSLAKQVRIKGFRPGKAPARLIDRYVGRGAVISEAVNHAVPELYNQAVQQEEIYTLGQPDVEVTKLEDNEELAFTAEVDIRPRFEVTGYEGLEVTVDDAEVTDEQVEDQIANLRERFSTLVGANRPVQSGDHTSIDLSAAVDGEPLEDVQTSGLSYEVGTNTVLEGLDETLEGMSEGESATFSTTLVGGEYQGQEADVTVTVHSVKVKELPALDDEFAQMASEFDTIEELRADTRSRLEESRRLQQLSQGRDRALEKLVDSIELSLPDSAVDEEISRRQQSLEQQLEQSGLTKEAYLESQEQTEEEFEEELTKGARSAVKAGFILDQLAMQEELSADNNELSQYVVEQAQRMGVSPDQLAQHLVQSEQIQVVYTEVVRSKAMDLVLEKAVITDESGNVVEQKSAEETGEQEEAAESENASEGTSEPAAEQRDQDEEPAS, translated from the coding sequence GTGAAGACCGATGTCGAGGAGCTCAGCCCGACCCGGGTCAAGCTGACCATCGAGGTTCCGTTCGAGGAACTCGAGCACGCCTTCGACGAGACATACAAGTCGCTCGCCAAGCAGGTCCGAATCAAGGGCTTCCGCCCCGGTAAGGCGCCGGCTCGGCTGATCGACCGCTACGTCGGGCGCGGGGCGGTGATCAGCGAAGCGGTGAACCACGCCGTCCCTGAGCTCTACAACCAGGCCGTGCAGCAAGAGGAGATCTACACGCTCGGACAGCCCGACGTGGAGGTCACCAAGCTCGAGGACAACGAGGAGCTCGCGTTCACCGCCGAGGTGGACATCCGTCCCAGGTTCGAGGTGACCGGCTACGAGGGCCTCGAGGTCACAGTGGACGATGCCGAGGTCACCGACGAGCAGGTCGAGGACCAGATCGCCAACCTGCGGGAGCGTTTCTCCACACTGGTGGGGGCGAACCGGCCCGTCCAGAGCGGCGACCACACCTCCATCGACCTGTCCGCGGCGGTGGACGGCGAACCGCTGGAGGACGTGCAGACCAGTGGCCTGTCCTACGAGGTCGGCACCAACACGGTGCTGGAGGGCCTGGACGAGACGCTGGAGGGCATGTCCGAGGGCGAGAGCGCCACCTTCTCCACCACCCTCGTCGGCGGTGAGTACCAGGGCCAGGAGGCCGACGTCACCGTCACGGTGCACAGTGTCAAGGTCAAGGAGCTTCCCGCGCTGGACGACGAGTTCGCCCAGATGGCGAGCGAGTTCGACACGATCGAGGAGCTGCGGGCCGACACCCGGTCCCGGTTGGAGGAGTCCCGGCGTCTCCAGCAGCTTTCGCAGGGCCGGGACCGTGCGCTGGAGAAGCTGGTCGACTCGATCGAGCTGTCCCTGCCGGACTCGGCGGTCGACGAGGAGATCAGCCGTCGTCAGCAGAGCCTGGAACAGCAGCTCGAGCAGAGCGGGCTGACGAAGGAGGCCTACCTCGAGTCCCAGGAGCAGACCGAGGAGGAGTTCGAGGAGGAGCTCACCAAGGGTGCGCGCTCCGCGGTGAAGGCCGGCTTCATCCTTGACCAGCTCGCGATGCAGGAAGAGCTCTCGGCCGACAACAACGAGCTCAGCCAGTACGTCGTGGAGCAGGCCCAGCGGATGGGCGTCTCTCCCGACCAGCTTGCCCAGCACCTCGTCCAGTCCGAGCAGATCCAGGTCGTCTACACCGAGGTCGTGCGTTCCAAGGCCATGGACCTCGTGCTGGAGAAGGCCGTCATCACCGACGAGTCGGGCAACGTGGTCGAGCAGAAGAGCGCCGAGGAGACCGGCGAGCAGGAGGAGGCCGCCGAGTCCGAGAACGCTTCCGAGGGCACGAGCGAGCCCGCGGCGGAGCAGCGCGACCAGGACGAGGAACCCGCTTCCTGA